The DNA segment TCGTGTACCGCCAGATCCCGGGCTGGAACGGCAAGTGCGAGCCGGGCGAGGCGTTCGCTGCGTCGCACTGAGGCCACAAGCTGATCGGCGCGCGCTACTACGCCGAAGGCTTCGGCGGCGTCGCGGGCGTGAAGCGCGACTACCCGTACGAGTTCGCCTCGGCGCGCGATACCGATGGCCACGGCACGCACACCTCGAGCACCGCGGCCGGCAACTACGATGTCGACGGCGTCGCATTCGGCACGTCGTACGGGCGCATCAGCGGCATGGCGCCGCGGGCACGCATCGCGGTGTACAAGGCGTGCTGGGCGCGTCCGCCCGAAGGCGGCTGCTCGGGCGTCGACCTCGTCGCGGCGATCGATCAAGCGGTGGCCGACGGCGTCGACGTGATCAACTACTCGATCAGCGGCACCGGCACGAACTACCTCGACGCGGTCGAGGTGGCGTTCCTGTTCGCCGCCGACGCAGGCGTGTTCGTGGCAGCGTCCTCGGGCAATTCGGGCCCCAGCCCGAGCACGACGAACCACCCGAGCCCTTGGCTCACCACGGTGGCGGCGAGCACGCACGATCGCGGCACCGCAGGCACCGTCACGCTAGGCGACGGCTCGGTGCACACCGGCATGACGATCGGCGTGGGCGCTGGACCGGCGCCGCTCGTGTTCTCGTCGAGCGTCGGCCTCGCCGGCGCGAACGCGACGGAAGTTCGCCTCTGCTACCCGGGCCGCCTCGACCCCGCGCTCGTCGCGGGCAAGATCGTGCTGTGCGACCGCGGCGTGATCGCGCGCGTGGACAAGAGTCTCGCGGTGCAGCTCGCCGGCGGCGTCGGCATGGTGCTCGCGAACACGAGCGCCAACTCGCTGAACGCCGACCTGCACGTGATTCCTACCGTGCACATCGACCACGTCTCGGGCGCCGTGGTGCGCGCGTACGCGCAGACTCTGGGCGCAACGGCGAAGCTCTCGGCGCTGATCCCCGGCGTCGCGGTGGCGCCCGTCGTGGCGGCGTTCTCGTCGCGCGGCCCGTCGCGCGCGTCGAGCGACATCCTGAAGCCCGACGTCACGGCGCCCGGCGTCGACATCTTCGCGTCGTACTCGCCGGCTCCGCGCGGCGCGAATCACGACTTCCTGTCGGGCACCTCGATGTCGAGCCCGCACATCGCGGGCATCGCGGCGCTGATCAAGCACGCGAATCCGACGTGGACGCCGATGATGATCAAGTCGGCGATCATGACGACGGCGTCGCAGCTGATGAACAACGGCGCGGCGATCCCGGGCAATCCGTTCGGGTTCGGCGCCGGTCACGTCGCACCCAGCAGCGCTGCGGATCCGGGCCTCGTCTACAACACGACCTTCAACGACTGGCTCGCGTTCTTGTGCGGCACGGGTCAGCTGCAGGCCAGCTACTGCCCGCTCATCAAGATCGACCCGAGCGACCTCAATCTCGCGTCGATCACGGTGGGCGAGCTCGCGGGCTCGCAGACGGTGAAGCGCACGGTGCGCAACGTCGGCGCTGCCGGCACCTACACCGCGAACGTGCAGGCGCCGGCTGGCGTGAACGTGACGGTCACGCCGTCCTCGCTCACGCTCGCGAAGGGTCAGAGTGCGACTTATCAGGTGAGGTTCAGCTCGACGACGGCTGCCGTGCTGAACAGCTACGCGTTCGGCGCTCTCACCTGGACGGACGGCACGCACAACGTGCGCAGCCCGCTCACGGTGCGCCCGGTGCCGCTCTCGGCTCCGGCAGCGGCGAGCTCGAACGGCGGCGCGATCAGCATCCCCATCGTGTTCGGCTACGACGGCGTGTTCGGCGCCTCGGCGCGCGGCCTCGTGGCGGCGAACACCACGCCGGGCAATGTGGTCGATGATCCGGCCAACGACATCGACACCGCACTGGCCACGGGGGTCGGCATCACGGTGCATCCCGTCGTGATTCCGGCCGGGACCACGCTCGCGCGCATCTCGCTGTTCGACGCGAACACGGACGGGGCCGACGACCTCGACCTCTATGTGTTCAACGCAGCGGGCACGACGCTGCTCGGCTCGAGCGGCTCCGGCACGTCGGCGGAAGAGGTGAACCTGGTGAACCCCGCCGCGCAGACCGTGCTCGTGGTCGTGCACGGCTGGCAGACCGACGGCCCCGACGCGAACTACACGCTCTTCAACTGGAACCTCGACGAGAGTCTTCGCGAGGGGTGCCTCCTGGCGAAGCTGCGGCGCAGGCTCTTCGGAGCCTGCGCCGCCCGTATTTTGGGCGCGCCCGTCTTGAGCCGGCGCAGGCGTCGGAGATACGCTCCGCGGCTTCCCGAATCCCGAAGGAGACTCGCGTGGCCGATCTCGAAACCTTCCGCGCCGAAGCGCGCGCCTGGCTCGAAGCCAACTGTCCGCCGGAGATGCGCCAGCCGCTGAAGCCCGGCGAGTCGCTCGTGTGGGGCGGGCGGCGCGAGAAGTTCGCCGCGCCGGGCTCGAAGCTCTGGCTCGAGCGCATGGTCGCGAAGGGCTGGACGGTGCCGACTTGGCCGAAGGAGTACGGCGGCGCGGGGCTGTCGAAGGCGGAGGCGCGCGTGCTGCAGCAGGAGATGCGCGCGCTCGGCTGCCGGCCCGCGCTCACCTCGTTCGGCATGACCATGCTGGCGCCCGTCGTGATGGAGTACGGCACGCCGGAGCAGAAGGCGAAGTTCCTGCCGCCGATCGCGCGCGGCGAGATTCGCTGGTGCCAGGGCTACTCCGAGCCGGGTTCGGGCTCGGACCTCGCGAGCCTGCAGTGTGCGGCGGTGCGCGACGGCGACGACTACGTCGTGAACGGCCAGAAGATCTGGACCAGCGATGCGCACCACAGCGACTGGATCTTCTGCCTCGTGCGCACGAACAAGAACGGCCCCAAGCACGACGGCATCAGCTTCCTGCTGTTCGACATGGACCAGCCCGGCGTGAAGGTGAGCCCGATCATCCTGATCAGCGGCGCCTCGGACTTCTGCCAAACGTTCTTCGACAACGTGCGCGTGCCCGTCTCCCACCGCATCGGCCAGGAGAATGCGGGCTGGACGATCGCGAAGCGCCTGCTGCAGCACGAGCGCGAGATGCTCTCGGAAGGCGGCGGGAGCTATCAGGCGCGCAAGAAGCGCACGCTCGCCGAGTGGGCGCGCGAGTCGATCGGCGCCGGCCCCGGCGTGCTGCCCGACGCAGACCTGCGCGATCGCATCGTGCGCGTGGAGATGGAGCAGCTCGCGTACAGCGCGTCGCTGCGCCGCAGCATGGAGTCCGCGAAAGCGGGCAAGGGCCCCGGCCCCGAGACGTCGATGTTCAAGATGGTCGTCTCGGAGATGAGCAAGCGCCGCGCGGACCTGCGGGTGCGCATCGCCGGCGTGCAAGGCCTCGGCTGGGAGGGCGAGGGCTTCGACGAGAGCGACCTCGAAGCCACGCGCATCTGGCTCGCGTCGAAGGCCGAGTCGATCGCGGGAGGCACGAGCGAGATCCAGCGGAACATCATCGCCAAGCGCGTCCTGGGCCTACCGGGCGACTGACGCGCACTGGGGACGCACGTGCACCAAAAAGGGCACCTGGGACGTACGTGCACCTTCACGCGATCAAGTGCACGTACGTCCCAGGTGCGCGCGCTTTGGACATCTAGCCGCAGCGCTCAATCAGGCGCTTCGCACGAGGAAAGACATGTCATCACCGCTGATCCTGTCTGAAGAACAAGAGCTGCTGCGCGACTCGGCGCGCGAGATGGTGCAGGCGAAGGCGCCGCTGAAGGAGACGCGGCGCATGCGCGACTCGCGCGATGCGGATGGCTTCTCGCGCGCACTGTGGAAGGAGGCGTGCGAGCTGGGCTGGGCGGGCATCCCGTTCGCGGAGGAAGTGGGCGGCGCGGGGCTCGGCTACGCGGAGCTCGGCATCGTGCTCGAGGAGCTGGGCCGCACGCTCGCGCCGACACCGCTGCTGAGCACGGTGGTGCTCGCGGGCAGCGCGGTGCAGCTCGCGGGCAGCGAGAAGCAGAAGAGCGAGATCCTGCGCGGCATCTGCGACGGATCGCGGCTGCTCGCGCTCGCGCATCAGGAGTCGCCGCGCTTCGCGCCGTATCGCTGCGCCACGCGCGCCGAGAAGACGGCTGGCGGCTGGAAGCTCACGGGCAAGAAGCTGTTCGTGCTCGATGGCCACATCGCGGACACGCTCGTGGTCGTCGCGCGCACGAGCGGCGCCGAGAGCGATCGCGACGGCCTCGCGCTCTTTCTCGTACCCGCGGCGCAGAAGGGCGTCGCGATCGCGCGCACCACGCTGATCGACGGCCGCAACGCGGCGCAGGTCGCGCTGAGCGGCGTCGAGATCGGCGCCGACGCTGCGCTCGGCGCCACCGGCGGCGCGGCGGACGTGCTCGACACCGTGTTCGATCGCGGCGCCGCGGCGCTCGCGTCGGAGATGATGGGCGGCATCCAGGAGGCGTTCGATCGCACGCTCGCGTACTTGAAGGCGCGCGATCAGTTCGGCGTGAAGATCGGCACGTTCCAGGCGCTGAAGCACCGCGCGGCCGACTGGTTCTGCGAGGTGGAGCTCGCGCGCGCGATCGTGCTCGAGGCGCTGCGCGCGATCGACGCCGGCGACAAGAACGCCGCGCGCCTCGTCTCCACCGCGAAGGCGCGCGCCAGCGACGCGTTCATCCTCTCGGGCGAAGAAGGCATCCAGATGCACGGCGGCATCGGCATGACCGACGAGGAGGACATCGGCCTGTTCCTGAAGCGCGCGCGCGCCGCGGAGCAGACGCTCGGCGATGCGGGGTATCACCGCGATCGCTTCGCGAAGCTCGGCGGTTATTAGGCCCACCGGGTGCGCGTCACGCGCCGCGCGCTCGTGAAGTCCGCTGCGGGCGCCGCTGCGCTCGCGGCGCTGCCAGCGAGGAGCCGCGCGATGAGCATCGAGCCCAGGCGCTGGGACGTGATCGTCGTGGGCGCCGGCGTGTTCGGCGCATGGACGGCGTGGCATCTCCAGCAGCGCGGCCAGCGCGTGCTGCTACTCGACGCGCACGGGCCCGCGCACGCGCGCGCGTCGAGCGGCGGCGAGTCGCGCATGACGCGCGGCAGCTACGGCGCGGACGAGATCTACACGCGCATGGCGCACGACTCGCTGGCGCAGTGGAAGTGGCTCTCGGAGCGCAGCGGGCTGCCGATCTTCCACGAGCTCGGCGTGCTGTTCTTCTTCGGGCAGCGCGAGAAGTACGTGGACGACACGCTGCGCGTCCACGCGAAGCTGAAGCTGCCCACGCGCGTGATGGAGCGACGGGAGCTGAAGGAGCGCTACCCGCAAGCCGTTTGGGAGGACGTCGCGCTCGGAATCTTCGAGCCCGAATTCGGCGCGCTGATGGCGCGGCGCGCGGTGCAGACGCTGGTGCGAGAGCTCCGCGCGAACGGCGGTGACTACGAAGCCGCCGAAGTTGCGCCGCCGGTGTTCGGAGCGGCGGCTCCCGGCGAAGTGCGGACGACCGGCGGCAACCAGTTCCTCGGCGAACGCTTCGTCTTCGCGTGCGGTCCGTGGCTCCCGAAGCTGTTCCCTGCGGAGCTCGGCGGCCGCATCTTCCCCACGCGCCAGGAAGTCTTCTTCTTCGCGCCGCCCGCCGGCGGCGACGCGTTCTCTCCTAACAAGCTCCCCGGCTGGGCCGACTTCAACGCCGGCGACATCTACTACGGCTTCCCCGACCTCGAAGCGCGCGGCTTCAAGATCGCGCACGACAAGCATGGCCCCGCGATCGATCCCGACCGCGGTGATCGCATCGCGAGCGCGGAGGGCCTCGCCGACGTGCGCGGCTACCTCGCGCGCCGCTTCCCCGCGCTCGCGGATGCGCCGTGCGTCGAGTCGCGCGTGTGCCAATACGAGAACAGCGCGAACGGCGACCTCTTGATCGACCGCCATCCCAGCGCGCAGAACGTGTGGCTCGTGGGCGCGGGCTCCGGCCACGGCTTCAAGCACGGCCCCGAAGTCGGGCGCATGGCGGCGGACCTCGTGCTCTCGGGCAGCGCGGCGACCGAGCCGCGCTTCAGCCTCGCGACCAAGGCGCAGCAGCAGAACAGGAGCGTGCACTGATGCCGGTTCTCAGCCACGAGGAACGCGACGCATTTCTCCGCGAGCCGGGTCTGCTCATGCGCTTCGCGACGATCCAGCCGGATGGCGCGCCTTACGCGACGGCGATCTGGTACGCGTTCGAAGAAGGCGCGCTCTGGTTCACGCCGCGCAAAGAATCCGTGTGGCGCCAGCACTTGTTACGAGATCCGCGCATCGCACTCGTGATCGACGAGCAGGCGCTGCCGTACCGCAAGGTCGTGATCGAGGGCCGCGCGCAGCTCGCGTATGACCTCGGCCGCGACGCCGAGTGGCGCGAGCGCTACCGCCGTATCGCCGAGCGCTACGTGCCGCCCGACGGCGCGCAGCACTACATTACGGAGACGCTCGACGAGACGCGCGCGCTCTTCACGCTGCCACTCGCCCTCGCGAAGGTGCGCACGTGGCGCATGCCCGTCGGCGACGAGGACTACTCCGGCATCTGGGCGCAGCGCTACTTCGCGGAAGGCACCAAGCTGCGGAAGAAGTGAGCCTCAGCGCTCCTTCGCGCGAATCCCCACCGCGCTCGCCGCCACCATGCCCGTGTCGATCCACTCGCGCGCGGCGGAGCGCAGGCCGCCGTTCGTGGCGAGCTCGGCATCACGGCGGCGGCGTCGCGCTCTTCGGCGGCGAAGCGGATCCGCAGCGCGTCGAGCTCGATCGCGCAGTCGCGGACGTTCTCGGAAGCGATCAGCGCCTCGAAGGCGCGGCCGAGTTGCCGCTTGTCTGCGAGCTCGAGCGTGTGAACGAGCATGCGATGGCTCCTCGCTGGGGGTCGAGTGCGGGCGCAGCATCGACGTCAGCGCGAGCTGCGTCCGTGGCGCGCGTCACGGGGGCGCGAGGAATCGCGATAGCATGCGCCCATTCAACCAGGAGACGCCGCGATGGCGATGAACGTGCAGCCGATTCCGAACGTGAGCGACCGCATCAACCAGATCCGCCACCTGACCGCGCAGATCATCAACAAGGAGATTCTCCCCCACGAGAACGAGATCTGGGCGGCGCGCAGCGCCGGCGCCAGCGCCGAAGACCGCAAGCACGCGCACGAGCTGCGCGAGGGCGTGAAGTCGAAGGTGAAGCAGGCGGGCCTGTGGGCGCCGCACCTCCCCGAGCAGTACGGCGGGTGCGGGCTCGGCTTCCTCGAGCACGCCTACATGAACGAGGTGCTCGCCTACTGCGTCGGCGCCGCGGCGCTGTTCGGCGTGGTCGCGCCGAACTCGGGCAATCAGAAGATCCTCGCGCAGTACGGCACGAAGGAGCAGATCGAGAAGTGGCTCATCCCGCTCACCGAGGGGAAGATGGAGTCGGGCTTCTCGATGACGGAGCCGAATCAGCCGGGCTCGGACCCGCGCTCGCTGAAGACGACGGCGCGGCGCGAAGGCAACGAGTGGGTGATCAACGGCCACAAGTGGTTCACGTCGAACGGCAAGCGCGCGGACTTCTTCATCGTGATGTGCCGAACCGACGACCCGAACGGCCCGGCAGATCGCAACGGCAAGATGACGCAGATCATCGTGCCCAAGAAGACGCCGGGCGTGAACATCGTGCGCAGCGTGCCCGTGTGGGGCCACGACGGCGATCACTGCGAGATCATCTACGACAACGTGCGCGTGCCCGTCGAGAATCAGCTCGGCAAGACGGGCTCCGGTCACGCCGCAGCGCAGGACCGACTCGGCGCGGGCCGCGTGTACCACTGCATGAACTCGATCGGCCAGATGTGGCGCGCGTTCGATCTGATGGTGCAGCGCATGGCGACGCGCGAAGTGCACGGCGGCAAGCTCGCGACGAAGCAGTTCATGCAGGGCTTCATCGCGGACTCGTACATCGACCTGCAGGCCGCGCGGCTCATGACGATCCACTGCGCCGAGCGCATGGATGTCGGCCTCGACGCGCGCACGGAGATCTCGGCGATCAAGATCTTCGTGCCCGAGGCCTACACGCGCGTGGTCGATCGCGCGATCCAAGTCTGGGGCGCCGCCGGCGTGTCCGGCGACCTGCCGCTCGCGGGCATGTACCAGGGCGCGCGCACGCTGCGCATCGCCGACGGTCCGGACGAGGTGCACAAGATCCTGATCGCGAAGAACGTCCTGAAGCGTTACGCGGACGGGGAGGGCTGGGACTTCGGGAACTAGTCCTCGGTTGTTAGGGCGGGCGCCTGAGCTCGTGGCTCAGGCGCCCGTTTCGTTTTGGTTGTTGCTGGCGCGTCGTTGCATCGAGCCCGCTGTCGGCTCCGGCGGGCCCACGCCTGCGGCGGCCATCTGTTCCTCCTCGGCGTGGGCCCGCTCTCCGCCGACAGCGGACGCGCATCCGGGAACCCGAGTCGGCCGGACACGCTCTACTTGGGTTGGGTGACGCTCGGGGGCCGTTGAGGCCCCCTCGCGTCACTGCGCTTCGAGGAGGCGCGTGCAACGGGGACGTACGTGCATCTCTCCGCGGCGATGTGAGCGCGCGGCGCCCGCTGCTGTCCGCGTCATGCGCGCTCGCTCGCCGCGTCGGCGTTTCGCGCCCGCTCCGCGACGCGCGCTTCGATGCGTTGCCAGAGCGCGTCGAGCTCGTCGCCGAGATCGTGGCCGAGGATGCGCGCGAGCTCGCGGCGGTAGTCGGCGGCGGTCGTGAGCTCGCGCTTCGTCATCACGCCATCGCGGAGGTCGAAGTGCGTGGCGTCGCGCAGTGCGCGGAAGCCGTCCGTGGTGCGGCGGCTCGCGAAGCAGAGCTGCACGAAGAACGAGGCGGCGTCCGTTTGGAGCGCGCGGCAGGTCGGCTCGTACCACGCGAGGTCGCGCGGCTCCTCCGTGAAGTCGAAGCTGCGCGCGAGACCGTGGGCGTGGTTGTGGAAGCGCCACCACGCGCCATCCAGGCGTTCGAGGCGAAACTCGAGCGGGCCCTCGCGCCACGTGCGCGCTTCGAGGGGGAACGGCTCGAGCGGGCCGTCCATGAGGCCCACGTCGACGACATAGCGCCGCTCGAGGTCGACGAGGCCGACCATGTGGTTGCCGACCGCCGCGTCCCCGATCAGCTCGCGAGCGACGGCGCCGCCGACGCGCGTCGTCGCGAAGCCGAGCTCGCGGAACATGCGCGTCATCAGGCCGTTCATCTCGTAACACCAGCCGCCCCGGCGCCGGCGCACGAGCTTGTCGAAGAACGCGTCCTCGCCGATCACGTTGCTGCGGCCCAGCTGGATCTCGAGCGTCTCGTACGGGATCGCGAGGATGTGCGCGCGGTGAATCGCGCCGAGCGTCGCGAGGTCGCGCGCGGCGGCGCCGCCGTAGCCGATGCGCGCGAAGTAGGCGTCGAGCAGCGCGGCGTTCAGAGGCACGCGTAGGTCGCGTCGAGCAGCGTGAGGGAGCGCGGGTCGCCCATCAGGTTCGGGAACATCTGGTTCATCGCGTAGCCGATGCCGAGCTTCGCGTCGGGGTCCGCGGCGCCGAACGCGCCGCCCCATCCCGCGTGCGCAAACGTCGAGTCATTGGGTCCGTAGATGCCGAGGCCGTTCAGCATCCAGCCCGCGGCCCACGGCGTCGGCACTTGCAGCACGAGGTCGGTGCCCTGGACGCGCTCGCGCCGCGCTTCGGCGAGTGTCGCCGCCGACAGGTAGCGGCGGCCGTCCTGCTCGCCGCCGCGCGCGAGCATTCCGTAGATGCGGGCGAGCGCCTTCGCGTTCGTATGCCCATTCGCGGCCGGCAGCTCGCACGCGCGCCACCAGCGCTCGTTCGGCAGCGCGGGATCGAGCGGCGGATTGCCGAGCGCCGCCTTCGCCGCGGGGTGCTCGGGCAGCGGCATGTTGGCTCCGCCCTCCGGCGGCACGATCTCGGCGGCGCGCGCGTTCTCGGACTCCGGCAGCCCGATCCACGCATCCGCGCCGAGCGGCTCGGCGATCTCGCGACGGAAGAATTCGCCGAGTGTCAGGCCGATCGTGCGCCGAACGAGCTCGCCGGTGAGGAAGCCGTGCGTGATCGCGTGATAGCCGCTTTGGCCTGGCGAGAAGAACGGCGCCTGCGCGGCGAGCAGGCGCGCGATCTTGTCGTGATCGGCGTAGTCGCGAGCGACGATCGGCTCGCGCAGCCCCGACAGGCCACCCTGATGACTCAGCAGCTGCGCCACGGTGAGCGCGCCTTTGCCGCTCGCCCCGAACTCCGGCCACACGCTCGCGACGGTCTGCTCGTACGAGAGCTTGCCGCGCTCGACCAGCAGCGCGACGCAAAGCGAGGCGAGGCCCTTCGTCGTGGACCACACGTTCACGAGCGTGTCCGCGCTCCACGGCTTCGTGCGCGCGCGATCTCGGAAGCCGCCGTACAGGTCGACGACCAGCGCGCCGTCGCGCACCACCGCGTACGAGGCGCCGACCTCGCGGCCTTGCTCGAAGTTCGCGGTGAAGGCGTCGCGCACGCGCTCGAAGCCGGGGGCAGTGAATCCGTTGACTCGCGAGGTCGTCATCAGAAGTCTCCTTTAACAGCGCAGATGTGAAGACTACGCTGCCGCAACTCCGCGAGGCGTCGCCCATGAGAATTCGCTTGCGCTCGCTGTTCGCCGCGATCGTCGTCATCAGCGGCGGTGGCCTGCTCGCGGCTCCCCGCCAGGAGCCGGTGCCGATGACGGTGAGTGCCGCGGACATCGCCGCGCTCGAGCGCGCGCGGGACAAGCGCCCGAACAGCCACGAGCGCCGGGACGAGCTCGCGCTCGCCTACTACCGCTTCGCGCGCGCTGCCCTCGATCGCCGCGAGTTCCCCGCCTACGAGCGCAACCTCGAGCTCGCGATGAACGAGTGGATCGAGAGCCTGCGAGTCGAGCCGCGCAATCCGAGCCCGCACATCTTCATGGGCATCGTGAGCGCCTATCAGGGCCGCATCGACGATGCGCTCGACAGCATGCACAACGCGCGCGCGCTGTCG comes from the Deltaproteobacteria bacterium genome and includes:
- a CDS encoding S8 family serine peptidase, with the protein product MKRDYPYEFASARDTDGHGTHTSSTAAGNYDVDGVAFGTSYGRISGMAPRARIAVYKACWARPPEGGCSGVDLVAAIDQAVADGVDVINYSISGTGTNYLDAVEVAFLFAADAGVFVAASSGNSGPSPSTTNHPSPWLTTVAASTHDRGTAGTVTLGDGSVHTGMTIGVGAGPAPLVFSSSVGLAGANATEVRLCYPGRLDPALVAGKIVLCDRGVIARVDKSLAVQLAGGVGMVLANTSANSLNADLHVIPTVHIDHVSGAVVRAYAQTLGATAKLSALIPGVAVAPVVAAFSSRGPSRASSDILKPDVTAPGVDIFASYSPAPRGANHDFLSGTSMSSPHIAGIAALIKHANPTWTPMMIKSAIMTTASQLMNNGAAIPGNPFGFGAGHVAPSSAADPGLVYNTTFNDWLAFLCGTGQLQASYCPLIKIDPSDLNLASITVGELAGSQTVKRTVRNVGAAGTYTANVQAPAGVNVTVTPSSLTLAKGQSATYQVRFSSTTAAVLNSYAFGALTWTDGTHNVRSPLTVRPVPLSAPAAASSNGGAISIPIVFGYDGVFGASARGLVAANTTPGNVVDDPANDIDTALATGVGITVHPVVIPAGTTLARISLFDANTDGADDLDLYVFNAAGTTLLGSSGSGTSAEEVNLVNPAAQTVLVVVHGWQTDGPDANYTLFNWNLDESLREGCLLAKLRRRLFGACAARILGAPVLSRRRRRRYAPRLPESRRRLAWPISKPSAPKRAPGSKPTVRRRCASR
- a CDS encoding acyl-CoA dehydrogenase family protein, which encodes MADLETFRAEARAWLEANCPPEMRQPLKPGESLVWGGRREKFAAPGSKLWLERMVAKGWTVPTWPKEYGGAGLSKAEARVLQQEMRALGCRPALTSFGMTMLAPVVMEYGTPEQKAKFLPPIARGEIRWCQGYSEPGSGSDLASLQCAAVRDGDDYVVNGQKIWTSDAHHSDWIFCLVRTNKNGPKHDGISFLLFDMDQPGVKVSPIILISGASDFCQTFFDNVRVPVSHRIGQENAGWTIAKRLLQHEREMLSEGGGSYQARKKRTLAEWARESIGAGPGVLPDADLRDRIVRVEMEQLAYSASLRRSMESAKAGKGPGPETSMFKMVVSEMSKRRADLRVRIAGVQGLGWEGEGFDESDLEATRIWLASKAESIAGGTSEIQRNIIAKRVLGLPGD
- a CDS encoding acyl-CoA dehydrogenase family protein — protein: MSSPLILSEEQELLRDSAREMVQAKAPLKETRRMRDSRDADGFSRALWKEACELGWAGIPFAEEVGGAGLGYAELGIVLEELGRTLAPTPLLSTVVLAGSAVQLAGSEKQKSEILRGICDGSRLLALAHQESPRFAPYRCATRAEKTAGGWKLTGKKLFVLDGHIADTLVVVARTSGAESDRDGLALFLVPAAQKGVAIARTTLIDGRNAAQVALSGVEIGADAALGATGGAADVLDTVFDRGAAALASEMMGGIQEAFDRTLAYLKARDQFGVKIGTFQALKHRAADWFCEVELARAIVLEALRAIDAGDKNAARLVSTAKARASDAFILSGEEGIQMHGGIGMTDEEDIGLFLKRARAAEQTLGDAGYHRDRFAKLGGY
- a CDS encoding FAD-dependent oxidoreductase, coding for MSIEPRRWDVIVVGAGVFGAWTAWHLQQRGQRVLLLDAHGPAHARASSGGESRMTRGSYGADEIYTRMAHDSLAQWKWLSERSGLPIFHELGVLFFFGQREKYVDDTLRVHAKLKLPTRVMERRELKERYPQAVWEDVALGIFEPEFGALMARRAVQTLVRELRANGGDYEAAEVAPPVFGAAAPGEVRTTGGNQFLGERFVFACGPWLPKLFPAELGGRIFPTRQEVFFFAPPAGGDAFSPNKLPGWADFNAGDIYYGFPDLEARGFKIAHDKHGPAIDPDRGDRIASAEGLADVRGYLARRFPALADAPCVESRVCQYENSANGDLLIDRHPSAQNVWLVGAGSGHGFKHGPEVGRMAADLVLSGSAATEPRFSLATKAQQQNRSVH
- a CDS encoding pyridoxamine 5'-phosphate oxidase family protein — protein: MPVLSHEERDAFLREPGLLMRFATIQPDGAPYATAIWYAFEEGALWFTPRKESVWRQHLLRDPRIALVIDEQALPYRKVVIEGRAQLAYDLGRDAEWRERYRRIAERYVPPDGAQHYITETLDETRALFTLPLALAKVRTWRMPVGDEDYSGIWAQRYFAEGTKLRKK
- a CDS encoding acyl-CoA dehydrogenase family protein, which encodes MNVQPIPNVSDRINQIRHLTAQIINKEILPHENEIWAARSAGASAEDRKHAHELREGVKSKVKQAGLWAPHLPEQYGGCGLGFLEHAYMNEVLAYCVGAAALFGVVAPNSGNQKILAQYGTKEQIEKWLIPLTEGKMESGFSMTEPNQPGSDPRSLKTTARREGNEWVINGHKWFTSNGKRADFFIVMCRTDDPNGPADRNGKMTQIIVPKKTPGVNIVRSVPVWGHDGDHCEIIYDNVRVPVENQLGKTGSGHAAAQDRLGAGRVYHCMNSIGQMWRAFDLMVQRMATREVHGGKLATKQFMQGFIADSYIDLQAARLMTIHCAERMDVGLDARTEISAIKIFVPEAYTRVVDRAIQVWGAAGVSGDLPLAGMYQGARTLRIADGPDEVHKILIAKNVLKRYADGEGWDFGN
- a CDS encoding arylamine N-acetyltransferase; its protein translation is MPLNAALLDAYFARIGYGGAAARDLATLGAIHRAHILAIPYETLEIQLGRSNVIGEDAFFDKLVRRRRGGWCYEMNGLMTRMFRELGFATTRVGGAVARELIGDAAVGNHMVGLVDLERRYVVDVGLMDGPLEPFPLEARTWREGPLEFRLERLDGAWWRFHNHAHGLARSFDFTEEPRDLAWYEPTCRALQTDAASFFVQLCFASRRTTDGFRALRDATHFDLRDGVMTKRELTTAADYRRELARILGHDLGDELDALWQRIEARVAERARNADAASERA
- a CDS encoding beta-lactamase family protein, which codes for MTTSRVNGFTAPGFERVRDAFTANFEQGREVGASYAVVRDGALVVDLYGGFRDRARTKPWSADTLVNVWSTTKGLASLCVALLVERGKLSYEQTVASVWPEFGASGKGALTVAQLLSHQGGLSGLREPIVARDYADHDKIARLLAAQAPFFSPGQSGYHAITHGFLTGELVRRTIGLTLGEFFRREIAEPLGADAWIGLPESENARAAEIVPPEGGANMPLPEHPAAKAALGNPPLDPALPNERWWRACELPAANGHTNAKALARIYGMLARGGEQDGRRYLSAATLAEARRERVQGTDLVLQVPTPWAAGWMLNGLGIYGPNDSTFAHAGWGGAFGAADPDAKLGIGYAMNQMFPNLMGDPRSLTLLDATYACL